One Methylocaldum marinum DNA window includes the following coding sequences:
- a CDS encoding B12-binding domain-containing radical SAM protein — protein MKEVTSCNVLLIYPRFRSESFWNYPEACELVGARYPAAPLGLITVAALLPREWNVRLVNRNTEQLMDEDIAWADLVMTGGMITQQPDTIELIGRAHAMGKPVVVGGPDATSSPHIYQSADFLVLGEAEGILQTFVDAWNKGLGSGVFTAPKFQIDVARSPVPRFDLLNFEHYLYVGLQFSRGCPFTCEFCDIIELYGRVPRTKTIPQVFAELDTLYALGYRGHVDFVDDNLIGNKKVVKAFLRELRTWQEAHDFPFEFSTEASINLAEDTELLELMKQANFFLVFIGIESPDPETLIATKKRQNTRRDMVESIHKIYSYGMMVTAGFIVGFDSEKDSVADAMADFIEAAAIPVCMVGLLYALPNTQLTRRLQHEGRLHPGHDIMPDVDAGDQCTSGLNFDTLRPLRDVLDDYRHILLRIYDPTAYVGRINRLVSMLDRSDRPRDLPKGDARRKVGAVETVNKVFNKLPELRDAFWQTFMNCAKTNPQALRLAVGFMAMYLHLGPYSRYVVDAVDRRIEELGPRSRQSNERLLSAALNSDT, from the coding sequence ATGAAGGAAGTGACATCTTGTAATGTCTTGTTGATCTATCCCCGCTTCAGATCGGAATCGTTCTGGAATTACCCTGAAGCCTGCGAATTGGTCGGTGCGCGTTATCCGGCCGCCCCGCTCGGATTAATCACGGTCGCCGCATTATTGCCCCGCGAGTGGAATGTCCGTCTGGTCAACCGCAACACCGAACAACTTATGGACGAGGACATCGCCTGGGCCGATCTGGTGATGACGGGAGGCATGATTACCCAGCAGCCCGATACGATCGAACTCATCGGGCGAGCGCACGCCATGGGCAAACCCGTGGTCGTGGGCGGACCGGATGCCACATCGAGTCCGCATATTTACCAATCCGCGGATTTCCTGGTTCTCGGAGAAGCCGAAGGAATTCTGCAGACGTTCGTCGATGCCTGGAACAAGGGCCTCGGATCGGGGGTATTCACGGCACCGAAATTCCAGATCGATGTCGCCAGGAGCCCTGTCCCGCGGTTCGATCTGCTCAATTTCGAGCACTATCTTTACGTCGGCTTGCAGTTTTCACGGGGTTGCCCGTTCACCTGCGAGTTCTGCGACATCATCGAGCTTTACGGCCGGGTGCCGCGCACCAAGACCATCCCGCAGGTGTTCGCCGAACTCGATACGCTTTATGCGCTGGGTTATCGGGGCCACGTCGACTTCGTGGACGACAACCTGATCGGCAACAAGAAGGTGGTGAAAGCATTTTTGAGAGAACTCAGGACCTGGCAGGAAGCCCACGACTTTCCTTTTGAGTTTTCGACCGAGGCCTCGATCAATCTCGCCGAGGACACCGAACTCTTAGAGCTTATGAAACAGGCGAATTTCTTCCTTGTCTTCATCGGCATCGAGAGCCCGGATCCCGAGACTCTGATCGCGACCAAGAAAAGGCAGAACACGCGGCGCGACATGGTGGAAAGCATCCACAAGATCTACTCGTACGGCATGATGGTCACCGCCGGGTTCATCGTCGGATTCGACAGTGAAAAGGACTCGGTCGCCGATGCCATGGCCGATTTCATCGAAGCGGCCGCCATCCCGGTGTGCATGGTGGGTCTTCTCTACGCCTTGCCGAACACGCAGTTGACGCGCCGGCTCCAGCACGAGGGGCGGCTCCATCCGGGCCACGACATCATGCCGGACGTGGATGCCGGCGATCAGTGCACCAGTGGGTTAAACTTCGACACCTTGCGTCCGCTCCGGGACGTACTCGACGATTACCGGCACATCCTCCTCCGGATCTACGATCCGACGGCCTATGTCGGGCGGATCAATCGGCTCGTCAGCATGCTGGACCGGTCGGACCGCCCGCGCGATTTACCCAAAGGGGACGCCCGGCGAAAAGTCGGCGCTGTCGAAACGGTCAACAAGGTTTTCAATAAATTGCCGGAGCTACGCGATGCCTTCTGGCAGACTTTCATGAACTGCGCCAAGACCAACCCGCAGGCCTTGCGCCTCGCGGTCGGCTTCATGGCGATGTACCTGCACCTCGGGCCCTATTCGCGCTACGTCGTCGACGCCGTCGATCGCCGAATCGAGGAGCTCGGGCCCAGATCCAGACAATCGAACGAACGGCTTTTAAGCGCGGCTTTGAATTCTGATACATAA
- a CDS encoding aldo/keto reductase, giving the protein MTIQYTRLGRTGLKVSRLALGTMNFGPQTDEADSFAILDRALELGINFIDTANVYGWKLGEGATEQIVGRWLAQGGGRRENIVLATKVYGRMGEGPNDQRLSAYHIRRAVEDSLRRLRTDRIDLYQMHHIDRDTPWEEIWQAFEILVRQGKVLYVGSSNFAGWQLAHAQGVATARHFLGLVSEQSLYNLAERTVELEVIPAAKALGIGIIPWSPLARGALAGGVSSGRRGSEETRNLVEKHRGRIERYERFSAELGEKPADLALAWLLQNPAVTAPIIGPRTSEQLDGSLRALEIKLTPEILDALDDIWPGPGGEAPEAYAW; this is encoded by the coding sequence ATGACCATCCAATACACCCGACTCGGCCGCACCGGCCTCAAGGTGAGCCGCCTGGCTCTCGGCACCATGAACTTCGGTCCCCAGACCGACGAAGCCGACAGCTTCGCCATTCTGGACCGGGCGCTGGAACTGGGTATCAATTTCATCGATACCGCCAACGTCTACGGCTGGAAACTCGGCGAAGGCGCCACCGAGCAAATCGTCGGCCGCTGGCTCGCCCAGGGCGGCGGCCGGCGAGAGAACATCGTGCTGGCGACCAAGGTCTACGGCCGCATGGGCGAAGGCCCCAACGATCAGCGCCTCTCCGCCTACCATATCCGGCGGGCGGTGGAGGACAGCCTGCGGCGTCTTCGGACCGATCGCATCGACCTTTACCAGATGCATCACATCGACCGCGACACGCCCTGGGAGGAAATCTGGCAAGCCTTCGAAATCCTGGTCCGGCAAGGCAAGGTGCTCTACGTCGGCAGCAGCAACTTTGCCGGCTGGCAACTCGCCCACGCCCAGGGCGTGGCGACGGCGCGGCATTTCCTCGGTCTGGTCTCCGAGCAAAGCCTCTACAACCTGGCGGAACGCACCGTCGAACTGGAGGTGATTCCCGCCGCCAAAGCCCTGGGGATCGGCATCATTCCATGGAGTCCCCTGGCGAGGGGCGCTTTGGCTGGCGGCGTCAGCAGCGGCCGGCGCGGTTCGGAAGAGACGCGGAATCTCGTGGAAAAGCATCGCGGCCGCATCGAACGTTATGAGCGGTTCAGCGCCGAATTGGGGGAAAAACCGGCTGACCTCGCCCTCGCCTGGCTGCTCCAAAATCCCGCCGTCACGGCTCCGATCATCGGCCCGCGCACCTCGGAGCAACTGGACGGCAGCCTCCGCGCCCTGGAGATCAAGCTGACGCCCGAGATACTCGATGCGCTCGACGACATCTGGCCCGGCCCCGGCGGCGAGGCGCCGGAAGCGTATGCCTGGTGA
- a CDS encoding NADH:flavin oxidoreductase/NADH oxidase, with amino-acid sequence MTAADPKSAVQPRLFSRWTLRGVEFRNRVFLAPMCQYAARDGHPTDWHLVHYGARAAGGVGLVMLEATAVVPEGRISPADLGLWSDDHIPSLRRLTDFIRAQGAVAGIQLAHAGRKASCDVPANGEKPLPPERGGWPIFGASAVPFSSGHPTPRELDEAALADIVGNFARAAERALAAGFEVVEIHAAHGYLLHSFLSPLSNRRTDLYGGRFENRVRFPLEVVAAVRAAWPDHLPLFVRISATDWAEGGWDLDQSIRFADRLKDFGVDLVDASSGGLLPDAVPPAAPGYQVPFAQAIRARTGIATGAVGLITEPHQAEAVIASGSADAVLLGRELLRDPHWPLHAAAALGEDADWPTPYFRAR; translated from the coding sequence ATGACGGCTGCCGATCCGAAATCAGCCGTTCAGCCCCGGCTGTTCTCCCGATGGACCCTGCGCGGCGTCGAATTCCGCAATCGCGTTTTCCTGGCGCCCATGTGCCAATACGCCGCCCGGGACGGCCATCCCACCGACTGGCATCTGGTCCACTACGGCGCGCGCGCCGCGGGCGGGGTGGGTCTCGTGATGCTGGAGGCCACCGCGGTCGTGCCCGAGGGCCGCATCAGCCCGGCTGATCTGGGTCTATGGTCGGACGATCACATTCCTTCCTTGCGTCGGCTGACGGACTTCATCCGCGCCCAGGGCGCCGTGGCGGGCATACAGCTTGCCCACGCCGGCCGCAAAGCCTCCTGTGACGTGCCGGCCAACGGCGAAAAACCCTTGCCGCCCGAGCGGGGCGGCTGGCCGATCTTCGGCGCGAGCGCCGTGCCCTTCTCGTCGGGTCATCCGACGCCGCGAGAATTGGACGAAGCGGCCCTGGCCGACATCGTCGGGAACTTCGCCAGGGCCGCCGAACGCGCGCTGGCCGCCGGATTCGAAGTGGTCGAGATCCATGCCGCCCACGGCTATTTGCTGCATTCTTTTCTCTCGCCTTTGAGCAACCGGCGAACCGATCTTTACGGCGGACGCTTCGAAAATCGGGTGCGATTCCCGCTGGAAGTGGTAGCGGCGGTTCGGGCTGCGTGGCCGGACCATCTGCCCTTGTTCGTTCGGATTTCCGCCACCGATTGGGCCGAGGGCGGCTGGGATTTGGACCAATCCATCCGCTTCGCCGACCGGCTTAAGGATTTCGGCGTGGACCTGGTGGACGCCTCTTCCGGCGGTCTGCTTCCGGACGCCGTTCCGCCGGCGGCGCCGGGTTATCAGGTGCCGTTCGCCCAGGCGATCCGCGCACGGACGGGCATCGCCACCGGCGCGGTCGGACTCATCACCGAGCCGCACCAGGCGGAAGCGGTGATTGCGTCGGGCAGCGCCGACGCCGTGCTCCTCGGCAGAGAACTGCTGCGCGACCCGCATTGGCCTTTGCACGCCGCGGCCGCCCTCGGCGAGGACGCCGACTGGCCGACCCCGTATTTCCGGGCGCGCTGA
- the fdxH gene encoding formate dehydrogenase subunit beta, whose amino-acid sequence MALQSLDIVRRSATTTPSPQQRQTTEVAKLIDVTKCIGCKACQSACLEWNDLREEVGINEGSYTNPHDLTANSWTLMRFAETEENGTLEWLIRKDGCMHCADPGCLKACPSPGAIIQYSNGIVDFHEENCIGCGYCIAGCPFDIPRLSKKDSKVYKCTLCSDRVAVGLEPACIKACPTQALVFGSKEDMIEHANERIADLKERGFENAGLYDPAGVGGTHVMYVLHHADKPGLYNDLPKDPVISPTVGLWKGIFKPLATAAIFFTALAGFFHYVTVGPSETEEEDEDKKP is encoded by the coding sequence ATGGCATTGCAATCCCTGGATATCGTCCGGCGCTCCGCCACCACGACGCCGAGTCCGCAGCAGCGGCAGACCACGGAGGTGGCCAAGCTCATCGACGTCACCAAGTGCATCGGCTGCAAGGCTTGCCAGTCAGCCTGTCTGGAATGGAACGACCTGCGCGAGGAAGTCGGGATCAACGAGGGCTCCTATACCAACCCGCACGATCTCACCGCCAACAGCTGGACCCTGATGCGCTTCGCCGAGACCGAGGAAAACGGCACGCTGGAGTGGCTGATCCGCAAGGACGGCTGCATGCATTGCGCCGACCCCGGCTGCCTCAAGGCCTGTCCGTCGCCGGGCGCGATCATCCAATATTCGAACGGCATCGTCGATTTTCACGAGGAAAACTGTATCGGCTGCGGCTACTGCATCGCCGGCTGCCCGTTCGACATCCCGCGCCTCTCCAAGAAGGACAGCAAGGTGTACAAATGCACCCTTTGTTCCGACCGGGTGGCGGTCGGCCTGGAACCCGCCTGCATCAAGGCCTGTCCGACCCAGGCCCTGGTTTTCGGCAGCAAGGAAGACATGATCGAGCACGCCAACGAGCGCATCGCCGACCTGAAGGAACGCGGCTTCGAGAACGCCGGACTGTACGACCCCGCCGGCGTCGGCGGCACGCACGTCATGTACGTGCTGCACCATGCCGACAAGCCCGGACTCTACAACGATCTGCCCAAGGACCCGGTCATCAGTCCCACGGTCGGGCTGTGGAAAGGCATCTTCAAGCCCCTCGCCACCGCCGCGATATTTTTCACCGCCCTGGCCGGGTTCTTCCATTACGTCACCGTCGGTCCCAGCGAAACCGAAGAGGAAGACGAGGATAAGAAGCCATGA
- a CDS encoding formate dehydrogenase subunit gamma, which translates to MNTQHGPKLIDRYSPWERLNHWITAITFLMLAFSGLALFHPSMFWFTQFFGGPTWTRILHPYIGLVMFVSFSLLALKFWHHNLLTRNDIVWLRRIGDVVRNREERLPEVDRYNAGQKLLFWTMIGTISVLLLTGIVIWRPWFAHYFPIDIVRLALLLHAVCAFVIICGIIVHIYAGIWIKGTLGAMVRGTVTRAWARKHHPGWYKRVTEGEKH; encoded by the coding sequence ATGAACACCCAGCACGGCCCGAAACTAATCGACCGCTACAGCCCGTGGGAACGGCTCAACCACTGGATCACGGCGATCACCTTCCTCATGCTCGCCTTCTCCGGGCTGGCGCTGTTCCATCCGTCGATGTTCTGGTTCACCCAGTTCTTCGGCGGTCCCACCTGGACGCGCATCCTGCATCCCTATATCGGCCTCGTTATGTTCGTCTCCTTTTCCTTGCTGGCCCTCAAGTTTTGGCACCACAACCTCCTGACACGCAACGATATCGTCTGGCTTCGGCGCATCGGCGATGTCGTGCGGAACCGCGAGGAAAGGCTGCCGGAAGTGGACCGCTACAACGCCGGCCAGAAACTGCTGTTCTGGACCATGATCGGTACCATCTCGGTGCTGCTACTGACCGGCATCGTCATCTGGCGGCCCTGGTTCGCTCACTACTTTCCCATCGACATTGTCCGCCTGGCACTGCTGCTGCACGCGGTCTGCGCCTTCGTCATCATTTGCGGCATCATCGTTCACATCTATGCCGGGATATGGATCAAGGGGACCCTCGGCGCGATGGTGCGCGGAACCGTCACCCGCGCCTGGGCGCGCAAACATCATCCCGGATGGTACAAGCGGGTGACCGAGGGAGAGAAACATTGA
- the fdhE gene encoding formate dehydrogenase accessory protein FdhE, with the protein MSGPGNVGSAREGTPKGSQSLGAPPPLRLPSRQSPFAKRAARFWRLAEDNSSLAGYLALMADLTDAQHSLWEHFPHTLLPDSYTGGPPLDISSRHRDPTWREALRLIAERLDSGSEPLTALCERIRGAADEELEHWAARLLSADFEGIDPGLAPFVAAALQANWTSSSARLDLDKFGAMESGHLCPVCGSWPVASVLQTGGSVQGLRYLCCSLCSTEWNRPRIHCIHCGSGKDVAYFGLEGAGEAVKAEACAGCKTYVKLMNREKEPFVDPFADDLATLGLDILMAEQGYERLGFNPLLIPGS; encoded by the coding sequence TTGAGCGGGCCGGGAAACGTCGGTTCCGCGCGGGAAGGCACGCCTAAAGGCAGTCAGAGCTTAGGGGCTCCGCCACCGTTGCGATTGCCGTCCCGGCAGTCGCCGTTCGCCAAGCGGGCGGCGCGCTTTTGGCGACTCGCCGAGGACAACTCGAGCCTGGCCGGCTACCTGGCGCTGATGGCCGATCTGACCGACGCTCAGCACAGTCTTTGGGAGCACTTCCCCCACACGCTCCTGCCGGATTCGTATACGGGCGGGCCGCCGCTGGATATTTCAAGCCGGCACCGCGACCCCACTTGGCGTGAAGCCCTGCGCCTCATCGCCGAACGTCTCGATTCCGGATCGGAGCCGCTCACCGCGCTGTGCGAGCGCATCCGGGGGGCGGCGGACGAGGAACTCGAGCACTGGGCAGCACGTCTGCTCAGCGCCGACTTCGAGGGCATCGATCCCGGACTCGCGCCGTTCGTGGCCGCCGCTCTGCAAGCGAACTGGACGTCGTCGTCGGCCCGCCTGGACCTGGACAAGTTCGGCGCGATGGAGTCCGGGCATCTCTGCCCGGTCTGCGGTTCATGGCCGGTGGCGAGCGTGCTGCAGACCGGCGGTTCCGTGCAAGGCCTCCGCTATCTCTGTTGCAGCCTGTGCTCCACCGAATGGAACCGGCCCCGCATCCACTGCATACACTGCGGCTCCGGCAAGGATGTAGCCTACTTCGGGCTCGAAGGGGCGGGCGAGGCCGTCAAGGCGGAAGCCTGCGCCGGCTGCAAGACCTACGTGAAGCTCATGAACCGGGAAAAGGAACCGTTCGTTGACCCCTTCGCCGACGATCTCGCCACCCTCGGTTTGGATATCCTGATGGCCGAGCAAGGATACGAGCGCCTGGGATTCAATCCGCTGCTGATACCCGGCAGCTGA
- a CDS encoding TetR/AcrR family transcriptional regulator: MRRRDSAEIREKLLDHGVMLLMEQGYHGTGIQDIVESVGMPKGSFYNHFPSKEAFSAEVVKHYIEPFIKQLDRHLNRKGVNAEAALKAYFNELIEETERRDFKGGCLLGNLIGEIGETSDLCSTSLRDAVHRYRDKLKEGIARGQAEGSFRKDLTATFMADLVLNLWQGALLRMKIERSVQPLTQVFEFLLDDYFKA, translated from the coding sequence ATGAGGAGACGAGATTCCGCCGAAATTCGAGAAAAGCTGCTCGACCATGGCGTCATGCTTCTTATGGAGCAGGGCTACCATGGCACGGGAATCCAGGACATCGTTGAAAGCGTCGGCATGCCGAAGGGGTCTTTCTACAACCACTTTCCCAGCAAGGAAGCCTTCAGTGCCGAGGTCGTCAAACACTACATCGAGCCGTTCATCAAGCAGCTCGACCGACATTTGAACCGCAAGGGTGTAAATGCGGAGGCGGCGCTGAAAGCGTATTTCAATGAGCTCATAGAAGAGACCGAGCGGCGAGACTTCAAAGGCGGGTGCCTGCTCGGCAACCTGATCGGCGAGATCGGCGAAACAAGCGATCTTTGTTCTACCTCGCTGCGCGATGCCGTCCACCGTTATCGCGACAAACTGAAAGAGGGTATCGCTCGCGGGCAAGCGGAAGGAAGCTTCCGAAAAGACCTGACAGCCACGTTCATGGCCGATCTAGTGCTCAATCTCTGGCAGGGCGCTTTGCTTCGCATGAAAATCGAACGTTCGGTTCAGCCCCTCACGCAGGTTTTTGAGTTTCTTCTCGACGATTACTTCAAAGCCTGA
- a CDS encoding YncE family protein, with the protein MLKSMKCHPFSRASLRALSLSALSVLVPATASAELLAMLNYESKVGQPNRREGIAVIDVDPNSPTFNQIVKDTPLPPDFVAHHIYYNKDVTKAYVTSLGHTELYVYDLSKFPDEKTVVSVPDCKVGEDITFSDDRKHWYLSCMGSNNVIVGDARSDKPIVTIGNDGSSDKFIKYPHGVMLNDDLDRIFVTSTVNPDDLNDAGETVSVIQASTRKILSTHKLSNKPSPSGEAPVEIAFIPHRKPQIAYINNLYGGALWTATWRPESEDFTFRKVFDFAETGQSLPLEMGFNEAVDRLYITTAKPGAFNIFDIEDPYTPKLLSTIPTAGGAHHFVLSPDHRHAIVQNSFINLPEMDDGSVSVIDLHQNKVVATVDVLKKAGLTPNCIIAMPNGIRAITETNAAKPLANRRLRGP; encoded by the coding sequence ATGCTTAAAAGCATGAAATGCCATCCCTTCAGCCGGGCCTCTTTACGAGCATTGAGTTTGAGCGCCCTGAGCGTCTTGGTGCCGGCCACGGCAAGCGCTGAGCTGCTCGCCATGCTCAACTATGAAAGCAAGGTTGGGCAGCCGAATCGCAGAGAGGGTATTGCGGTCATCGATGTGGACCCGAACTCGCCCACATTCAACCAGATTGTCAAAGACACGCCCTTGCCCCCGGATTTCGTGGCGCATCATATCTATTACAACAAAGACGTAACCAAGGCTTATGTCACGTCCCTCGGACATACCGAGCTCTATGTTTACGACCTCTCGAAGTTCCCCGACGAAAAGACCGTCGTATCCGTCCCGGATTGCAAGGTGGGCGAGGACATAACGTTCTCGGACGATCGCAAGCACTGGTATCTCAGCTGCATGGGGTCCAACAATGTCATCGTCGGCGATGCCCGGTCGGATAAGCCGATTGTAACGATCGGGAACGACGGATCCAGCGACAAGTTCATAAAGTATCCCCACGGTGTGATGCTCAACGACGACCTCGACCGCATCTTCGTGACAAGCACGGTCAACCCCGATGATCTGAACGACGCCGGCGAGACGGTCTCCGTCATACAAGCGTCGACCCGAAAAATTCTGTCGACCCACAAACTCTCGAATAAACCCTCGCCTTCCGGGGAAGCGCCGGTCGAAATTGCTTTCATCCCACATCGCAAGCCCCAGATAGCCTACATAAACAACTTGTACGGCGGAGCGCTGTGGACCGCCACCTGGCGTCCGGAGAGCGAGGACTTCACTTTCCGGAAGGTATTCGATTTTGCGGAAACAGGCCAAAGTCTCCCGCTGGAAATGGGCTTCAACGAAGCAGTCGATCGCCTCTATATCACGACAGCCAAGCCCGGCGCGTTCAACATCTTCGACATCGAAGATCCTTACACGCCGAAACTGCTGTCGACGATCCCGACTGCGGGCGGCGCGCATCACTTCGTGCTCTCGCCCGATCATCGCCACGCCATCGTTCAGAATAGCTTCATCAATTTGCCGGAGATGGACGACGGTTCGGTGAGCGTAATCGACTTGCACCAGAACAAGGTGGTCGCGACGGTCGACGTCCTCAAGAAGGCCGGTCTGACCCCGAACTGCATCATCGCGATGCCGAATGGTATAAGAGCGATCACTGAGACGAATGCGGCCAAACCCCTTGCGAATCGCCGATTGCGGGGACCATGA